The Cyclopterus lumpus isolate fCycLum1 chromosome 12, fCycLum1.pri, whole genome shotgun sequence genome window below encodes:
- the LOC117740535 gene encoding bile salt-activated lipase-like, whose translation MEKLKILFAVVFSVATASAASLGVVQTEGGGVQGLNIPLGLLRSVDVFKGIPFAAKPGTFEKPQPHPGWDGIRKATKFASRCLQISMLQTSSFGSEDCLYLNIWVPHGRHVSSGLPVMIWLYGGGFLVGGSMGPNFLNNYLYSGQEIADKGKVVVVSVGYRVGTLGFLSTGDSLLPGNYGLWDQHAAIAWVHRNIRSFGGDPDNITIFGESAGGASVSFQTLSPHNKGLIKRAISQSGVASCPWALNRNPRKAAEEVAENVGCPADDRMVACLKSTDARNLTMAVPRVAQGSPDYPGVTNLLLSPVVDGDFLPDRPANLFHNAAEVDYLAGVNDMDGHIFTLQDIPSLGDKNQETPVEDVKRLLTAYTKEMGPAASEIAFAEYSSNWGSTPSQDSIKRAAVDIGTDYIFLVPVQTDIYLHAANARSGRTYSYRLSEPSLMAGPGKPYHDWVGADHMDDLQYVFGKPFTTPKAYGDRHRDLSGFVIAYWTNFARTGNPNKGNLKVPVTWPAFTSTEAQFLDINAKMNESSTGRDMRLRFVRLWTSTLPSLPSYGAADAQ comes from the exons ATGGAGAAACTGAAGATTCTGTTCGCTGTCGTCTTTTCTGTGGCAACGGCCTCAGCGGCCTCC CTGGGCGTGGTacaaacagaaggaggtggTGTTCAGGGACTAAATATCCCACTCGGCCTTTTGCGCTCTGTGGATGTTTTCAAAGGCATTCCCTTCGCCGCCAAGCCTGGCACATTTGAGAAACCCCAACCTCACCCTGGCTGGGATG GTATACGGAAGGCAACAAAGTTTGCCTCGAGATGTCTCCAGATCAGCATGCTTCAGACTTCAAGTTTTGGAAGCGAAGACTGCCTCTACCTCAACATCTGGGTTCCTCACGGCCGACATG TGTCATCAGGTCTCCCCGTCATGATTTGGTTGTATGGAGGAGGCTTCCTGGTCGGCGGTTCAATGGGGCCCAATTTTCTCAACAACTATCTGTACAGCGGTCAGGAAATTGCAGACAAGGGCAAGGTTGTTGTGGTGTCTGTGGGATACCGTGTGGGCACCCTGGGCTTCCTCAGTACAGGCGACTCTCTCCTACCCG GAAACTACGGTCTGTGGGACCAGCACGCCGCCATCGCCTGGGTGCACAGGAACATCCGTTCGTTCGGAGGAGACCCCGACAACATCACCATCTTTGGAGAGTCTGCAGGCGGAGCTAGTGTCAGCTTCCAG ACTCTCTCCCCCCACAACAAAGGGCTGATCAAGAGAGCCATCTCCCAGAGCGGTGTGGCCTCCTGCCCCTGGGCTCTGAACAGGAACCCACGCAAGGCTGCAGAGGAG GTTGCTGAGAATGTCGGCTGCCCCGCTGATGACCGGATGGTGGCCTGTCTGAAATCAACCGACGCTAGGAATCTCACCATGGCCGTTCCCCGCGTCGCACAAGGCTCCCCAGACT ACCCCGGTGTGACAAACCTGCTTCTGTCTCCCGTTGTTGACGGCGACTTCCTCCCTGATCGGCCGGCCAACTTGTTCCACAACGCTGCTGAGGTCGACTACCTCGCAGGGGTCAACGACATGGACGGACACATCTTCACCTTGCAGGACATTCCTTCCCTCGGTGACAAGAATCAAGAGACTCCCGT AGAAGATGTCAAGAGGCTCCTTACTGCTTATACCAAAGAGATGGGGCCAGCCGCTTCGGAGATTGCCTTTGCTGAATATTCATCCAACTGGGGATCAACACCCAGCCAGGACAGCATTAAGAGGGCTGCTGTGGACATTGGGACTGACTACATCTTCCTGGTTCCTGTACAGACTGACATCTACCTGCATGCAGCTAACGCCAG GTCAGGCCGTACCTACTCCTACCGGCTTTCCGAGCCCAGTTTAATGGCCGGACCGGGCAAACCCTACCATGACTGGGTGGGAGCCGAccacatggatgacctgcagtACGTGTTTGGTAAACCCTTCACCACTCCAAAGGCGTATGGGGACCGACACAGAGATCTGTCGGGCTTTGTCATTGCCTACTGGACTAACTTCGCCAGAACTGG AAACCCCAACAAAGGAAACCTGAAGGTGCCTGTGACCTGGCCTGCATTCACCAGCACTGAAGCACAGTTCCTGGACATCAATGCTAAGATGAACGAGAGCTCCACTGGACGGGACATGAGACTACGCTTTGTTCGCCTCTGGACCAGCACCCTTCCCAGCCTCCCATCATATGGTGCCGCAGACGCTCAGTGA
- the LOC117740527 gene encoding bile salt-activated lipase-like — protein sequence MMAKLGILVAFIVFLEAVSATSLGVVYTEGGMVQGENIRLGFRRHMDVFRGIPFADIPGRFEKPKRHPGWDGVLKATEYRNRCMQVNMIMTDTRGSEDCLYLNIWVPHGRSVSSNLPAMIWIYGGGFLAGGAMGANFLDNYLYSGQEIADRGNVIVVTLNYRVGTLGFLSTGESDLPGNYGLWDQQAAIAWVHRNIRSFGGDPDNITIFGESAGGASVSFQTITPHNKGLFKRAISQSGVAICPWAINKNPRRFSEEIAVTVGCPTDQTMASCLKMTDPAQLTLAGSLSLSSSPDHPILHNLLLSPVIDGDFLPDEPSKLFHNAAEIDYIAGVNDMDGHLFTGLDVPSINSQLLDTPIDDVKRLLASYTKQGKAAVDHGFSTYTSTWGSNPNRETIKKTVVAIGTDYIFLVPTQAALYLHAANATTGRTYSYLFSEPNRMGGLALPYPSWMGADHADDLQYVFGKPFTTPLAYWPRHRDVSGYFIAYWTNFARTGDPNIGESGVPAAWPKFTRDGHQFLEINSNMNKNYVQQKMRLRYVHFWTSVLPNLSMTMLE from the exons ATGATGGCGAAGCTGGGGATATTGGTAGCGTTTATCGTGTTTCTGGAGGCGGTCTCCGCGACCTCT CTCGGGGTGGTCTACACAGAGGGAGGTATGGTGCAGGGCGAGAACATCCGTCTCGGGTTCCGCCGTCACATGGACGTCTTCAGGGGGATTCCCTTTGCTGACATCCCTGGAAGGTTTGAGAAACCAAAACGTCACCCGGGCTGGGACG GTGTTCTGAAGGCCACCGAGTACAGGAACAGATGCATGCAGGTGAACATGATCATGACCGATACCAGAGGCAGTGAGGACTGTCTTTACCTGAACATCTGGGTTCCTCACGGCCGCTCAG TGTCCTCTAATCTGCCCGCTATGATCTGGATCTATGGGGGAGGCTTCCTTGCCGGAGGCGCGATGGGTGCCAACTTCCTGGACAACTATCTGTACAGCGGGCAGGAGATTGCAGACAGAGGAAATGTTATTGTGGTGACGTTGAATTACCGTGTGGGCACCCTTGGCTTCCTGAGCACTGGAGAATCTGACTTACCTG GAAACTACGGTCTGTGGGACCAGCAGGCGGCCATCGCCTGGGTGCACAGGAACATCCGCTCGTTCGGAGGAGACCCCGACAACATCACCATCTTCGGAGAGTCTGCAGGCGGAGCTAGTGTCAGCTTCCAG ACTATCACTCCCCACAACAAAGGGCTGTTCAAGAGAGCCATCTCCCAGAGTGGCGTCGCCATTTGCCCATGGGCTATCAACAAGAACCCCCGCAGGTTCAGTGAAGAG ATTGCTGTGACGGTCGGCTGCCCCACGGATCAGACTatggcttcctgtttgaagaTGACTGATCCTGCGCAGCTTACGCTGGCCGGCTCTCTCAGTTTGTCCAGCTCACCTGATC ACCCAATTCTCCACAACTTGCTCCTGTCTCCTGTGATCGATGGCGACTTCCTGCCGGATGAGCCTTCCAAATTGTTCCACAATGCTGCTGAGATCGACTACATTGCTGGAGTCAACGACATGGACGGACATCTCTTCACTGGCTTAGATGTTCCTTCAATCAACTCCCAACTGTTGGACACCCCTAT CGATGACGTAAAGAGGCTCCTGGCTTCGTACACTAAGCAGGGCAAGGCTGCTGTGGACCACGGTTTCTCCACATACACCTCAACCTGGGGCTCAAACCCCAACAGGGAGACCATCAAGAAAACCGTTGTGGCAATTGGAACGGACTACATCTTCCTGGTTCCTACTCAGGCTGCCCTCTACCTTCATGCTGCCAACGCCAC AACCGGTCGTACCTACTCCTACCTATTCTCTGAGCCCAACCGTATGGGCGGCCTTGCCCTGCCGTACCCCAGCTGGATGGGAGCCGACCACGCCGATGACCTGCAGTACGTGTTTGGAAAGCCTTTCACTACACCGCTGGCGTACTGGCCTCGCCACCGTGACGTCTCTGGCTACTTCATCGCCTACTGGACCAACTTTGCCAGAACTGG GGACCCCAACATAGGAGAGTCGGGAGTGCCCGCTGCCTGGCCTAAATTCACCAGGGATGGACACCAGTTCCTGGAGATCAACTCTAACATGAACAAGAACTATGTGCAACAAAAGATGAGATTGCGTTATGTGCATTTCTGGACCAGCGTCCTACCCAACCTTTCCATGACCATGTTAGAATAA
- the zgc:92275 gene encoding cholesterol 7-desaturase: MLMTHSPKEEGTAQCRGSPESKSMSTGRVAGIIGLGVAAMLIIQSGDPLDFRSPVWGDTGLLARAAVCIIAGGSLLAMGWLHRLLFSPLEVLRGPDDVGYIAEDGRSRAQAANEVRRRRKTGELPPVYPNGWYRVMDSHRLQRGQVKSVSILGEQVAVFRGQDGKAYVVDAYCPHLGANLAVGGQVVGSCIECPFHGWQFRGNDGKCVRIPYAEKVPEFAKVRCWPSCEVNGQILVWFHCDGEDPQWTVPEQQEITKGQWVYRGRTEHFINAHIEEIPENAADIAHLAHLHTPGIASGVDLRYTNSKTWEFLRHDWKVQWEAESEPNKHCSQMLVKHALTVFGRHWPLLDVRVVARQVGPGVVFLLVDHSFLGRGVILQCVTPVEPLLQCVSHTIFYQANIPPLVPKFILKAECIQFERDVMIWNNKKYISKPLLVKEDSAIQKHRRWFSQFYSENSPRLQHQRDTLDF; this comes from the exons ATGCTCATGACACACTCACCGAAAGAGGAAGGGACAGCGCAGTGCAGAGGCTCACCGGAGAGTAAGAGCATGTCCACTGGGAGAGTGGCAGGTATTATTGGACTGGGAGTAGCTGCGATGCTGATCATACAAAGCGGGGACCCGCTGGACTTTCGGTCCCCGGTGTGGGGCGACACGGGGCTGCTTGCGCGGGCTGCGGTCTGCATCATCGCCGGAGGTTCCCTACTCGCCATGGGCTGGCTGCACAGGCTGCTCTTCAGTCCCCTGGAGGTGCTCAGGGGCCCCGATGATGTGGGCTACATCGCCGAGGACGGTCGCTCCAGAGCCCAGGCGGCCAACGAGGTCCGCCGCAGGAGGAAAACCGGAGAGCTGCCCCCTGTCTATCCAAACGGCTGGTACCGAGTGATGGACTCTCACAGGCTGCAGAGGGGCCAGGTCAAAAGTGTCTCTATTCTCG GTGAGCAGGTGGCAGTGTTTCGGGGCCAGGATGGGAAGGCCTACGTGGTGGATGCCTACTGCCCTCACCTGGGGGCCAACCTGGCCGTGGGAGGACAGGTGGTGGGAAGCTGCATAGAGTGCCCGTTTCATGGATGGCAGTTTCGGGGGAACGACGGAAAGTGCGTGAGGATCCCGTACGCAGAAAAAG TGCCGGAGTTTGCCAAAGTGCGCTGCTGGCCCAGCTGTGAGGTCAACGGCCAGATTCTGGTTTGGTTTCACTGTGACGGAGAAGATCCTCAGTGGACCGTCCCGGAGCAGCAGGAAATTACAAAGGGCCAGTGGGTCTATCGGGGGAGAACGGAACACTTCATCAACGCTCACATAGAG GAGATCCCTGAAAATGCAGCGGACATCGCTCACCTCGCTCACCTGCACACGCCGGGCATTGCCAGCGGAGTGGATCTGCGTTACACCAACAGCAAAACCTGGGAATTTCTGCGCCACGACTGGAAG GTTCAGTGGGAAGCAGAGTCGGAGCCCAACAAGCATTGTTCTCAGATGTTGGTGAAACATGCTCTGACTGTGTTTGGGCGTCACTGGCCTCTGCTGGATGTTCGCGTCGTGGCCAGACAG GTGGGTCCGGGAGTGGTGTTTCTGCTGGTGGACCACAGCTTCCTGGGCCGAGGCGTTATCCTGCAGTGCGTGACTCCGGTGGAGCCTCTGCTGCAGTGCGTCTCTCACACCATCTTCTACCAGGCTAATATCCCGCCTCTGGTGCCCAAATTCATCCTCAAAGCCGAGTGCATTCAG TTTGAGCGCGACGTGATGATCTGGAACAATAAGAAGTACATCTCCAAGCCTCTCCTGGTGAAGGAGGACTCAGCCATCCAGAAGCACAGGCGCTGGTTCAGTCAGTTCTACAGCGAGAACAGCCCGCGGCTGCAGCACCAGCGCGACACGTTGGACTTCTGA